Proteins from a genomic interval of Lolium perenne isolate Kyuss_39 chromosome 1, Kyuss_2.0, whole genome shotgun sequence:
- the LOC127327730 gene encoding uncharacterized protein has translation MKYVLVTGGVVSGLGKGVTASSIGVLLKACGLRVTFIKIDPYLNTDAGTMSPFEHGEVFVLDDGGEVDLDLGNYERFLDIKLTRDNNITTGKIYQAVIDKERRGDYLGKTVQVVPHITNEIQEWIERVAMNPVDGTDKPADVCVIELGGTIGDIESMPFIEALGQFSYRVGAGNFCLVHVSLVPVLNVVGEQKTKPTQHSVRGLRGLGLMPDILACRSTEPLEENVKLKLSQFCQVPVSNIVNLHDVTNIWHIPLLLRKQRAHEAILRVLGLWCVGKVSQEPKLSEWTERVSKFDKLKSPVRIAMVGKYTGISDSYLSILKALLHASVALDRKLVVDWVPSCDLEDSAAIETPDAYEKAWDLLKGANGVLVPGGFGDRGVQGKILAAKYAREKNVPYLGICLGMQIAVIEYARSVMNLCGANSTEFDPATKTPCVIFMPEGSTTHMGATMRLGSRRTFFQVNNCKSAKLYANANYVDERHRHRYEVNPDMISEFEKAGLSFVGRDESGRRMEIIELPAHKFFVGMQFHPEFNSRPGKPSPLFLGLIAASSGQLEHLLQRSSGTVSSPSRCITGTGAAKSNKLFKKKPLNGLVTTYFGNGSSIHI, from the exons ATGAAGTACGTGTTGGTGACCGGCGGCGTGGTGAGCGGCCTCGGCAAGGGCGTCACGGCCAGCAGCATCGGCGTGCTCCTCAAGGCCTGCGGCCTCCGCGTCACCTTCATCAAGATCG ATCCATACCTCAACACCGATGCCGGAACCATGTCCCCCTTCGAGCACGGCGAAGTATTTGTCCTGGACGACGGTGGTGAG GTGGACTTGGACCTTGGAAACTATGAGCGGTTTCTGGACATCAAGTTGACTCGCGACAACAACATAACCACAGGGAAGATCTACCAG GCTGTTATTGACAAAGAACGAAGAGGGGATTACCTCGGAAAAACTGTTCAG GTTGTGCCACACATTACAAATGAGATACAAGAGTGGATCGAACGTGTGGCGATGAATCCCGTTGATGGCACAGACAAGCCAGCTGATGTGTGCGTCATAGAACTTGGTGGCACTATAG GGGACATCGAATCGATGCCTTTTATCGAAGCATTAGGTCAATTTTCGTACCGCGTAG GAGCTGGCAACTTTTGCTTGGTTCATGTTAGTCTTGTACCAGTTCTAAATGTAGTTGGTGAACAG AAAACCAAGCCTACCCAGCATAGTGTCCGTGGACTAAGAGGACTTGGATTAATGCCTGATATATTGGCATGCCGCAGTACTGAG CCACTGGAAGAAAATGTGAAACTGAAACTCTCGCAGTTTTGCCAAGTTCCG GTTTCAAATATTGTTAATCTCCATGATGTAACAAACATTTGGCACATCCCCTTGTTGCTCAGG AAACAGAGAGCCCATGAAGCTATTCTGAGGGTTCTTGGCCTTTGGTG TGTGGGCAAAGTGTCTCAAGAACCCAAGTTGTCCGAGTGGACTGAAAGAGTCAGCAAGTTCGACAAATTGAAATCTCCG GTTAGGATTGCCATGGTCGGAAAATATACTGGTATATCAGATTCCTACCTGTCTATTTTGAAG GCTCTTCTGCATGCATCGGTTGCTTTGGACAGAAAACTCGTGGTGGACTGGGTTCCTTCCTGCGATCTTGAAGATTCTGCAGCTATAGAG ACGCCTGATGCCTATGAAAAAGCATGGGATCTGCTAAAG GGTGCAAATGGTGTACTAGTTCCGGGAGGCTTTGGAGATAGAGGTGTCCAGGGAAAAATTCTTGCTGCAAAATATGCACGAGAAAAGAATGTTCCATATCTTGGCATTTGCCTGGGAATGCAGATTGCAGTGATCGAGTATGCCCGGTCTGTCATGAATTTGTGTGGCGCTAACAGCACAGAGTTTGATCCAGCTACAAAGACACCTTGCGTTATTTTCATGCCAGAG GGCTCCACAACTCACATGGGTGCAACAATGCGCCTTGGTTCAAGGAGGACATTTTTCCAGGTCAATAACTGCAAATCTGCTAAACT GTATGCCAATGCTAACTATGTGGACGAAAGACACCGCCACAGATACGAG GTGAATCCTGACATGATCTCAGAATTTGAGAAGGCAGGCCTTTCTTTCGTGGGAAGGGACGAAAGCGGGAGGCGTATGGAG ATTATTGAGCTACCGGCTCATAAGTTTTTCGTGGGCATGCAATTTCATCCTGAATTTAACTCTAGACCTGGAAAGCCGTCACCACTTTTCTTAG GATTAATAGCTGCATCATCTGGACAGCTAGAGCACCTGCTGCAGCGTTCCAGCGGCACTGTCAGCTCACCGTCCAGATGCATCACCGGCACCGGAGCCGCCAAGTCCAATAAACTGTTCAAGAAGAAACCGTTGAACGGCCTGGTGACCACGTACTTTGGGAACGGCAGCAGCATTCACATCTAG